In a genomic window of Candidatus Poribacteria bacterium:
- a CDS encoding leucine-rich repeat domain-containing protein → MRFFTYITATRIDTERQNRRPIKVVSLIFSMWVFFLPAYQIVTAQTIHIPDPGLRATIELALGKEVGEDITQADMASLEELDALKSGVRDLTGLEFAINLIKLELRGNRISDVSPLKNLTNLTKLRLGTNHKISDVSPLKNLTNLTFLDIDSNQLSDVSPLKNLTNLTWLDLDDNGILDVSPLKALTNLRYLDLDGNKVLDVSPLKNLTNLTFLDIDDNGISDISPLSVLVNLKVLDLDGNRISDMSPLSVLINLTELDLHDNQILDISPLSVLINLTELDLHNNKVVDVSPLSGLINLKVLNL, encoded by the coding sequence TTGAGATTTTTCACATATATTACAGCAACGCGCATAGATACTGAGAGGCAAAATCGGAGACCTATCAAGGTTGTCAGTCTTATTTTTTCTATGTGGGTGTTTTTCTTGCCAGCATACCAGATAGTAACTGCACAGACCATCCACATTCCGGATCCAGGGCTCCGCGCTACTATTGAGTTAGCACTCGGCAAAGAGGTAGGTGAAGATATCACTCAGGCAGATATGGCAAGTTTGGAAGAACTTGACGCATTAAAATCTGGCGTTCGTGATCTGACAGGCCTTGAGTTCGCTATCAATCTGATAAAACTAGAACTTAGAGGCAACCGTATATCGGATGTATCCCCTCTCAAAAATTTGACAAATCTAACAAAACTGCGGCTTGGGACCAACCATAAGATATCGGATGTATCCCCTCTCAAAAATTTGACAAATCTAACATTCCTGGACATTGACAGCAATCAGCTATCGGATGTATCCCCTCTCAAAAATTTGACAAACCTGACCTGGCTCGATCTTGACGACAATGGGATATTGGATGTGTCCCCTCTCAAGGCGTTGACGAATCTGAGATATCTAGATCTAGATGGCAATAAGGTATTAGATGTATCCCCTCTCAAAAATTTGACAAATCTAACATTCTTGGACATCGACGATAATGGGATATCGGATATATCACCCCTCAGCGTATTGGTAAACTTGAAAGTACTTGACCTTGACGGGAACAGGATATCGGATATGTCGCCCCTCAGCGTATTGATAAACCTAACAGAGTTGGATCTTCACGACAATCAGATATTGGATATATCACCCCTCAGCGTATTGATAAACCTAACAGAGTTGGATCTTCATAACAACAAGGTCGTAGATGTGTCTCCATTGAGTGGATTGATAAACTTGAAAGTGCTGAATCTTA
- a CDS encoding lamin tail domain-containing protein → MLKFQIFLVAILISCVAFISCERVTQMAGPMLPDADTTEPDDMGQPDDTGQPDDMTDMPDMTDVPMAGPAVVINELMADNDNTIADPQGDYDDWLELHNRTDSDVLLTGMYLSDKEDNLTKWEFPENTEIPANGYLIVWLDEDHDDENATEGLHANFKLSKSGEIALFVDTDANGNQVLDSVTFGEQETDVAYGRLPDGTGDFQVVQATPGAQNMAQ, encoded by the coding sequence ATGCTAAAATTTCAAATATTTCTCGTGGCTATTTTGATAAGTTGTGTTGCTTTTATATCCTGTGAACGCGTAACGCAAATGGCAGGACCAATGCTGCCGGATGCAGATACAACGGAACCTGACGACATGGGACAGCCTGACGACACAGGACAACCTGATGACATGACGGATATGCCAGATATGACTGACGTACCTATGGCAGGGCCTGCTGTCGTTATTAACGAATTGATGGCAGACAATGACAATACCATCGCTGATCCACAGGGAGACTATGACGATTGGCTTGAGTTGCATAATCGCACTGATAGTGATGTGCTGCTCACTGGCATGTATCTTTCTGACAAAGAGGACAATCTTACCAAGTGGGAATTCCCAGAAAATACCGAGATTCCAGCAAATGGATATTTGATTGTGTGGTTAGATGAAGATCATGATGACGAAAATGCGACCGAAGGACTGCATGCCAACTTCAAACTGTCTAAAAGTGGTGAAATTGCCCTGTTCGTGGATACCGATGCGAACGGCAATCAAGTCCTGGATAGCGTTACATTTGGGGAGCAGGAGACAGATGTTGCTTACGGACGCTTACCGGATGGAACCGGTGATTTCCAAGTTGTACAGGCAACACCTGGTGCGCAAAACATGGCACAGTAA
- a CDS encoding glycosyltransferase family 4 protein yields MRTILNISQNHYVRGGSDRYFFTLAELLEKYGHRVIPFTAASPNNEPSEWDRYFPRGADFERPGAGDLLRFLYSRDAVKSVQRLLNDTDIDLAHFHIYYGKLTASILGGLKEAGIPLVQTLHEYKLTCPVYSHLSNDEICEACEGKHFWRALPKRCNRGLFTRTALSVTESYVSKMLGAVKKFDHFISVSHFLRKKMISHGIPEDKISTVHNFVDVSDITPNFAVGDYVLYFGRLHRSKGILTLIEAAAPLKEVPLYIVGDGEAMPEVQRLVEENECEHIHLLGFKQGDELRDLILNSICTVLPSEWYENCPMSVLESYAYGKPVIGADIGGIPELIVDGVDGFLVPSGGREALRDRLLWMSEHRDEAVEMGRTGRRKMETEFNADIHYERIMNVYQQFL; encoded by the coding sequence ATGCGCACTATTCTGAATATTTCACAGAACCATTATGTTCGTGGCGGTTCCGATCGCTACTTCTTTACGCTTGCTGAACTTTTGGAGAAATATGGACACCGGGTCATCCCTTTTACAGCGGCAAGTCCTAACAACGAACCGTCTGAATGGGACCGTTATTTCCCGCGCGGCGCGGATTTTGAACGTCCGGGTGCGGGTGATTTATTGCGCTTTCTATATTCACGTGATGCCGTTAAATCTGTTCAGCGGTTGTTAAATGATACAGATATTGACCTCGCGCATTTCCATATCTACTATGGTAAACTGACGGCTTCCATTTTAGGTGGACTCAAAGAAGCAGGGATCCCGCTCGTTCAGACCTTACATGAATATAAGTTAACCTGTCCGGTTTATAGCCATCTCTCAAACGATGAGATTTGCGAGGCGTGTGAAGGCAAACACTTTTGGCGCGCCCTCCCGAAACGGTGCAATAGAGGTTTATTCACTCGCACTGCGTTAAGCGTTACCGAGTCTTATGTATCTAAGATGCTCGGTGCCGTTAAGAAATTCGATCATTTTATTTCTGTCTCTCATTTCCTTCGGAAAAAGATGATCTCGCACGGCATCCCCGAAGATAAAATCTCGACTGTTCACAATTTTGTTGATGTCTCCGACATCACGCCGAACTTCGCTGTCGGAGACTATGTACTCTATTTCGGACGGCTGCATCGGAGCAAAGGAATTTTGACGCTGATAGAGGCAGCAGCACCGCTCAAAGAGGTTCCGCTCTATATCGTTGGTGATGGTGAAGCGATGCCCGAAGTTCAACGACTGGTCGAAGAGAACGAATGTGAACATATTCACCTCCTCGGTTTTAAACAGGGCGATGAGCTTCGCGATCTGATTCTCAACAGTATTTGTACAGTCCTGCCGTCCGAGTGGTATGAAAACTGTCCGATGTCCGTTTTGGAGTCCTATGCTTATGGGAAGCCGGTCATCGGTGCCGATATTGGTGGAATTCCAGAACTCATTGTAGATGGCGTTGATGGGTTTCTCGTTCCATCAGGTGGACGTGAAGCACTTCGAGATCGGCTTTTGTGGATGTCTGAGCATAGAGACGAGGCTGTAGAGATGGGACGTACGGGGCGCCGCAAAATGGAAACAGAGTTTAACGCCGACATTCACTATGAAAGAATTATGAATGTCTATCAACAATTTTTGTAG